The Actinopolyspora erythraea genome has a segment encoding these proteins:
- a CDS encoding AMP-binding protein, translated as MRPDKLLRIALAYRRWGIAIPLGYAIGAIRHPDRPAVIDERGALSFAEVEQRTTRLANGLRGHGVESGSRVAILCRNHHGFVEALLAASKLGADAVLLNTGMSAEQLSAVLAEQRVASVISDAEFAEDLTLPEGVELLVSWTEGTTSRPTLEQLIGRSPATPLPKRPRHGRMIVLTSGTTGTPKGARRPDPPSLSPATTIMSRVPLRSGERMLVCAPMFHTWGLAAFQLGTVIGATLVLRRGFDPQQTLAALQRHRCGAMFAVPVMLQRILELPEEQRHNYDHRALRIVACSGSALSGTLATEFQRVFGPVLYNFYGSTEASWVSIADPRDLRDAPGTAGRPPRGTTLRILDEDGSPVPTGETGGVHVGNDMLFEGYTNGKEVRRRDGLMPTGDLGRLDRQGRLFIVGRADDMIVSGGENVYPKETEDVIAAFEEVREVAVTGVEDAKHGQRLAAFVVPHEGYELDEDTVRDRVREKLSAFARPRDVVFLDELPRNATGKVVPNRLPQRPPSSS; from the coding sequence ATGCGTCCCGACAAGCTGCTGCGGATCGCGCTGGCCTACCGCCGCTGGGGAATCGCGATCCCACTGGGATACGCGATCGGGGCGATACGCCACCCCGACCGGCCCGCCGTGATCGACGAGCGCGGCGCGCTGAGCTTCGCCGAGGTGGAACAACGCACCACCCGGCTGGCGAACGGGTTGCGTGGGCACGGCGTGGAGTCCGGCTCCAGGGTGGCGATCCTGTGCAGGAACCACCACGGTTTCGTCGAGGCGCTGCTCGCGGCGAGCAAGCTGGGCGCCGACGCCGTGCTGCTCAACACCGGCATGAGCGCCGAACAGCTCTCGGCGGTACTGGCCGAACAACGCGTGGCGTCGGTGATCTCCGACGCCGAGTTCGCCGAGGACCTCACCTTGCCCGAAGGTGTGGAACTGCTGGTGAGCTGGACCGAGGGGACGACGAGCCGCCCAACGCTGGAACAGCTCATCGGACGTTCTCCCGCCACCCCCCTGCCCAAACGCCCCAGGCACGGCCGCATGATCGTGCTGACCTCCGGCACCACGGGCACCCCGAAGGGGGCGAGGCGCCCCGACCCGCCGAGCCTGAGTCCCGCGACGACGATCATGTCCCGGGTTCCGCTGCGCAGCGGTGAACGGATGCTGGTCTGCGCACCGATGTTCCACACCTGGGGTCTCGCAGCGTTTCAGCTGGGCACGGTCATCGGTGCCACTCTGGTGCTGCGCCGGGGATTCGACCCGCAGCAGACTCTCGCCGCGCTGCAACGGCACCGGTGCGGCGCGATGTTCGCGGTACCGGTGATGCTGCAGCGAATCCTGGAGCTGCCCGAGGAGCAGCGCCACAACTACGACCACCGTGCGCTGCGGATCGTGGCCTGCAGCGGTTCGGCGTTGTCCGGCACCCTCGCCACCGAGTTCCAGCGGGTCTTCGGCCCGGTGCTGTACAACTTCTACGGCTCCACCGAGGCCTCCTGGGTCAGCATCGCTGATCCGCGGGACCTGCGCGACGCCCCCGGCACGGCGGGCAGACCGCCACGCGGGACCACCCTTCGGATCCTGGACGAGGACGGTTCCCCGGTGCCGACGGGCGAGACCGGAGGCGTGCACGTCGGCAACGACATGCTGTTCGAGGGATACACCAACGGCAAGGAGGTCCGGCGCCGCGACGGATTGATGCCCACCGGTGACCTCGGTCGCCTCGACCGGCAGGGACGACTGTTCATCGTCGGCCGGGCCGACGACATGATCGTCTCCGGCGGTGAGAACGTCTACCCCAAGGAGACCGAGGACGTGATCGCCGCGTTCGAGGAGGTGCGCGAAGTGGCCGTCACCGGCGTCGAGGACGCGAAGCACGGACAGCGACTGGCCGCCTTCGTCGTCCCGCACGAGGGGTACGAGCTGGACGAGGACACCGTGCGGGACCGGGTGCGGGAGAAGCTCTCCGCGTTCGCCCGCCCCCGCGACGTGGTCTTCCTGGACGAGCTCCCCAGGAACGCCACCGGCAAGGTGGTCCCGAACCGGCTGCCGCAGCGCCCCCCGTCCTCGAGTTGA
- the thiD gene encoding bifunctional hydroxymethylpyrimidine kinase/phosphomethylpyrimidine kinase, which yields MIPNVLTIAGTDPSGGAGVQADLKTFSAHGTYGMAVTTALVAQTTTGVSSVLEIPASFVADQLRTLFDDVRVDAVKIGMLSDAEIIRTVAAVLSEYSAREIVLDPVMVAKSGDRLLAADAVRALREELLPHVDLITPNLPEAADLLGEVESTDTAGMALQAERLAALGVKRVLLKGGHLLGASSVDVLHTESGSEYLSHERVVTSNDHGTGCTLSAAAAALRAQGHDWPSAVRAAKEYLTGAMRAAELLDVGRGHGPVHHFHRWWPVDGAPLS from the coding sequence GTGATTCCGAACGTGCTCACGATCGCCGGTACCGATCCCAGCGGGGGAGCCGGTGTCCAGGCCGATCTGAAGACCTTCTCCGCCCACGGGACCTATGGCATGGCGGTGACCACGGCGCTCGTGGCCCAGACCACCACGGGGGTCTCATCGGTGCTGGAGATACCCGCGAGTTTCGTGGCCGACCAGCTGCGCACGCTGTTCGACGACGTGCGCGTCGACGCCGTCAAGATCGGGATGCTGTCGGACGCGGAGATCATCCGCACCGTGGCCGCGGTGCTGTCCGAGTACTCGGCGCGCGAGATCGTGCTGGATCCGGTCATGGTCGCCAAGAGCGGGGACCGGCTGCTCGCCGCCGATGCCGTACGCGCGCTGCGCGAGGAGCTGCTGCCTCATGTGGACCTGATCACACCCAACCTGCCCGAGGCGGCGGATCTGCTGGGGGAGGTCGAGAGCACCGACACGGCCGGCATGGCTCTGCAGGCCGAACGCCTGGCCGCGCTGGGGGTCAAGCGGGTGCTGCTGAAGGGCGGGCACCTGCTCGGTGCCTCCAGCGTGGACGTGCTGCACACCGAGAGCGGTTCCGAGTACCTCTCGCACGAGCGCGTGGTCACCAGCAACGACCACGGAACGGGATGCACCCTCTCGGCCGCGGCGGCGGCACTGCGTGCCCAGGGCCACGACTGGCCCTCCGCCGTGCGCGCGGCCAAGGAGTACCTCACCGGTGCGATGCGTGCGGCCGAACTGCTCGACGTCGGAAGGGGGCACGGCCCGGTGCACCACTTCCACCGCTGGTGGCCGGTCGATGGCGCGCCGCTCTCCTGA